A segment of the Symmachiella macrocystis genome:
GTTCGCCGCTGCAGGGGTGTTTCTGTGCTGTTTGGAATCCCCCGTAGAAACTGTCGTCCGGGGTCTACAGCGCGCGCGAGCCGCCGGGCTGATCACCATCCTCAACCCCGCACCGGCGCTCTCTGAAATTGCGACTCCTGAGATCCTGAAGTTGGTCGACGTGCTGACCCCCAATGCCGGCGAGGCTGCGTTGCTGACCGGGATGCAGGGTGTCGAGGAGGCAGCGCAACAGTTGCGCAATCTCGGATGTGGCTGCGTCATCACCACCTTAGGTCCCGACGGCTGCCAGATCACTGGCGAAGCGAATGTGCGCATCCCCAGTCGGAAGGTCACAGCCGTCGACACCACCGCTGCGGGAGACGCTTTCAACGGCGCACTCGCCGTAGCAGTCTCCGAAGGCCTGGCGCTGGAACAGGCCGCACACTGGGCAACCGTCGCCGCGGCCATGGCCGTCACCCGCTCTGGGGCGCAACCTTCGCTGGCAAGCCGCAAAGAAATTGAGGCAGCCTTCTCGGAAATGGGCGAATAACACCGCATGGAAATCAGCAATGTGAAATCAACGATTGTGCTGCAGTTCACAGTCGCCACGCACCTTAAGTCTCATAATTCTGCCGTGAGCGTAGAGAAGGCCGTTTCCTATGCAGCGAACCGGCCGATGATCAAGACGCCTTTCCCCAACCCAGCGGCACGGCATTTTCCAGAAAGAAAATACCATGAATCGAATACACATTCCGTTGACACTGCTAGCCATCGCCTGTGGACTATTTTGGATAGACGGCGAACTTCGCAGCGCAGAAAAGGAAACCAAACCGCCAGCCGTTGGTAAAAAGGCACCCAATTTTGAACTCGCGACATTGGACGGGAAAAAACACAAACTGAGCAAGCTGGTCGAAGACGGACCGGTCGTGGTCGTCATGCTCCGCGGCTTTCCCACCTACCAATGCCCGCTCTGTTCCCGCCAAATGACCGAATTTCTCAACGCCTCCAAGGGGTTCAAAGAGCAGGAATCGACGGTTGTGTTTGTGTATCCCGACAAAAAAGACGGGGTGGCCAAGCATGCCCAACAATTCATTAAGGGAAAGAAGTTCCCCCCGAATTTCCTGTTCCTGCTCGATCCTGACTTTGAGTTCACCAATGCCTACGGATTGCGCTGGGAAGGCGAGAAAGAAACCTCGTACCCCTCGACGTTCATCATCGATGGGGATCAGAAAGTCACGTTCGCCAAAATCAGCCGTACGCATGGCGGGCGGACAAAAGCCAAGGAAATTATCGCCGAACTCGACAAATGAGTGAGGCTGGGACGGCCCGTAAGTGCAGCCGCCAGAGAAAAAAACGCTCGGCCCCCCGGTATCGTTACCTGGAGGCCGAGCGCTATTCTCGTGTTCCCAAACTGCGGAGAATATTATTCCGCCGTGGCAATCTCACCATACACCTTGAAACGTACCGGTTCGGAACGACCTGCGATGCGGACGTCGAATTCCTCCACGAACTTGCCCATGGGCGAGTCCCCTTTGAGGTGAATCGGAATCACGTGCACGCTCTTTTCATCCGTCGGCGATTGCCAAGCAAATGCTGATTCATCTGCGCCTGAGGTGATCTTCTCGATCATGATCGCCTTTTTCCCGCGGACCACGAACTGCACTGTTTTTTTGTCGCCCGGGTGCAGCTTGCCCACCGAAGCGGTTTGAGGTGAGACGATCACGTCAGGGGCGATTTTTCCTTCAACCAAAACCGTCACTTGCGATGATTCTCCGCCCACGGTGTCTAGCACGACTTGATCACGAAAGTCTCCCACCGGTGCCGTCGGTTTCAACAGAACCGAAACTTCATAACCCGGTTTTCCGTTTGCGTTCGGCGTGACAGTCACGTCCAAGTGTTCGTTGTCCGTATGTGCGCTGCGGACTTTCCAATTGGGCGAACGAGCGTGGGAAACCTGCACCTTTTGCCGCCATCCCGTTCCATAATCGACCGTCCCAAACTTCACACTCCCCGGCGCTAAAATGATGTCCGGTTGAATGAATGCCGTGATCGGAATCCGCACTTCAGCCCGCTGAGGTTTGTCGAAGGTCACGATCACATTCGAGTTCTTGCGGTGCGAAAACTTGTGCGTATTCATCGTGATTTCGATGTACGTCGATTCATTGCTTTTGAGCGTCGTCTTCTCCGGCTCGGCAGCCGAGCAACCGCAGGTCGTGCGGACATCGGCAATGTGCGTGTCATCCCGCCAATGACTGGTGATCTTAATCCGAGCCTTGGCCACCGAACCTTTGGGAACCGTGCCGAAATCTTGATTCAGCCGGTCGAACATCTTTTCTGCCCACGTCAACTCTGCGGCCTGTGCCGAAACTGCCGAGCACAGCATCAAGCAACAGACCGCGACTGCCGCCGGTCTCCCTTTCTGCAAAAGTGTGGCAGGGGTAATCGTGCTTAATTTGAACATCATGGTCCTCCTCGTCGGATGAATCGGCCATTCCGTTGTCAGTCTTCCTGCCCACCCTGGCACGTTAAGTCGTAACTATCTCGTCAGCCGGACCGACCGCGCAGCAGACACCGCGAAAGCAAGAAATATAGAAATCGCCCGCGATGAAAGAAGTCGCCGCCGGTCGTCACTGCCCAGTTATGATTCGTCGAACGGTTAGCGCGTCTGACCCAGAAACGCGAGACCCGTTCGTAAATGTTTTCGAATCTGCTAACTTCAACATACCCGACTCTTAGGGGCTGTGAAGATGAATTTCCGGGATTTCACGAAATCAAAGCGCCGTAAAAGCGAGTTTCGGCCGAATTGGTGGCCTGGGAAAACTTTGCCTCCCCACACAGCAGCGGAACAAACCCAACGACGCGCCAGGTTTGTTCAAACGCCAGACCCACCGCCACGCCGGTAAACCTATCGACCTAGACAACCTGTCACCGAATACCGCTCCTTTTTACGGTGCCACCGCTAGTGACTAATTACCAATAACAGCGAAGGCCGTATTCTGTTTACATCGAAATCGGTTTACGTCGATTCCACTTTAGAAATACAACAATTGCCACCAACGGAATAACCATTACGCAAACCCAGGGAGCAACGAAGACGCCGGCCAGCACTATCGATTGCGCCAATTCACTAAACGATTCTATCGACGATGACCATGTGCGTTCGATGCGTGTCGTAAACGATGCCGATTGCACAGGTGCGTAATTGCTGATCTCTTCGAATCGAAGTGTGACCGTCGAATAGGCTGTTAGATCCGATAGAACGCGGAGTTGACCTTGCAGTTGTTCCACTTCCCCTCGGACCCGCGAGATCTCGCGTTCCACGGCCAAGATTTCCTCCAATTTGCCGCTGTGCTGATCGAGCAATTCCTTGAGCCGCTGCTCTTCTTGTTGTTGATTAGCCAGCCGCGCCTGCAGGTCATAAAAATTATCGCTGACTTCCTGAGTGGTTTGGCTTTCGCTACGAACTTCTCCCAATAGTCGACTGGCAACGAGAAACTCCTCGAACTTCTCCGCCGGAATGCGGATTGTCCAATACGCGTGCCGCGGCACGTTAGCGGTGCCGGATACTTGAGCATCTGCAACAAATGCATCAAAGCGGCTGATGATTGCCTGCACCTGGGCGGGTACACCGGAGAAATCTTCAACAACGATATCCATGTCAGCACGATAGATGATCTTGCGCCTCAGTTTCCCCGCCCGAGCCAAGTCCCCTTCGCCGGCCACCGCATTGTCGCCGCGCTCAGGGGCAGCGGCGACGACTGGTTTCTTATCGATTCCCTCTGCTGCACCACAACCGGTCAACAAAAGCAGACACCACATCGCACAAGGTCTTACCATGGAGAGCGCCCTTTCAAAACCTCGATGAAAGAATTCGTGAGATCGCACAAGGGTAAGATCCCCAATACATGTCGTTTATTCCCCACCGCCACGCTATTGATCCAAGCAATCCAGGTTTATACTGTTAACCAATGACCAACCCCAAACCGCACCACCCGTCACCCTGCTAAACTCTCTCACACTGGGAGTGGGCCGGGGTGAAGGTTTTTACAGCAAAATCAGGCGCCCACCAGCATGTACAACACAAACACAAAACGCTCGACACATTTTCTGCCCATACTCGTATTCCTCTGTGCGTTTTCGCCGACCCTGACCAAGGCCGCCGATTCTGCTCCCGCGCGGCCGAACATCCTTTGGATTGTTGTCGACGACATGTCGGCCAATTTTTCCTGTTACGGTGAAACGCTGATCGAAACGCCACATGTCGATCAACTCGCCCGCGAGGGTGTGCAGTTCAATCAGGCGTTCGTGACCGCTCCGGTTTGTTCTACGTGTCGTTCGGCCTTCATCACCGGCATGTATCAAACTGCTATTGGAGCGCACCATCATCGCAGTGGACGCGGTGAAGAAAAAATTCACCTCCCGCCCGGCGTCGAACCGATTCCGCTGTTGTTCCAACGTGCCGGGTATTACACGTCCATCAGCGGTTGGCCGATTCACCCCAAACGACTCGGCAAAACCGACTACAATTTCGAGTGGGATCCAGCAATGTACGACGGGTCCAATTGGGCCAAGCGTAAACCGGGACAGCCCTTTTTTGCTCAAATCCAACTCCCCGGAGGAAAACTCCGCGGCGGCACACGGCAATCGGCGCAAAAATTTGCTCAAAAGGCAAAGCGAAAGTTTGGAAGCAAAACCGATTCCGCCGACGTAATGCTTCCTCCCTATTACCCCGACACACCGGTGCAGCGCGAAGACTGGGCCGCCTATTTGGATTCCGTCCGTGAAACTGATCGCGTTGTCGGGGAGATCATCGCTCGGCTCAAGGACGAAGGCGTTCTTGACCAAACACTGGTGCTGTTAATAACCGACCACGGCATCAGCCACGCTCGCGGCAAACAGTTTTTGTACGAAGAGGGAATTCATGTCCCCTTCATCCTCCGCGGCCCAGGCATTGCAGCGGGAACCATCCGGGAGGACTTGATCGAACATATCGACATGGCGGCCATTTCCCTCGCGGTCGCTGGAATTCCGCTCCCCGAAACCATGCAGGCGCAGGACGTACTCGCCGAGGACTATCAACCCCGTGAAGCCATCTTTGCCGCTCGTGACCGCTGCGACGAAACGGTCGAACATCTGCGTTGCGTGCGGACGGATCGTTTCAAGTACATCCGCAATTATTTGCCACAACGACCGCACCTCCAGCCGTGCGCCTACAAAGATCACAAATCGATCCTCATCGATCTACGTCGCGCCTTTGCTGCTGGTGAGTTGAACGACATCCAGAAACAACTCTTCGCTCCCACCCGCCCACCGGAAGAATTGTACGACCTAGAAAATGACCCGCACGAAATCCACAATCTTGCCGGCGACGCCAAATTCGCCTCGCAATTGACCGACATGCGAAACCGCCTCGATGATTGGATCGTCCGCACCAACGACCATGGCCGGAATCCCGAATCCGCAGCCATGTACGACAGCGATATGGCCCTGTACCTCAATTCCCGCCGCCGCCGCGGATCGGCTGAAGAGCTCCAAGAATTGCAGGAAAACATCAACCAAATGAAACGTTGGGCCGCCGAAGGCAAATAACATCCTGCTGTGCCAACGCCGGTTTCGCCCTTTTCCCATTGTGCACACCACCACAAACCCGCGATGACAAACACTCTGGAATGTCCGATCGTTGTACTGCTTGGCGGCGGTGTCGAAAGCACGTCGTTGGTCAGCCGGTTTCTCGACCAACAGCGACGCGTCGTCCCCGTGCACGTGCATTGCGGCTTGATTTGGGATGACGTCGAGACGCTCTTCGTTCAACAATTTTGCCAGGCGCGTGCTTCAGACAACTTGGATCCGCTCATTCAATTTCAGATTCCCCTTGCCGGTTGGCTCGACGATCACTGGGCCGTCACGGGCAACAACATCCCCCGTGCGGGAGCTAGTGGCCACGATTTGGAAATCCCCCTGCGCAATCTCACCCTGTTGAGTTTTGCGCTCCCCAAAGTCGCGCATCTGCCGGACTTTCAATGCGCCCTCGGCACCACTGCCGACAATTCCTTTCGCGATGGCAGCCGCGAATACTTTGATCGTTCGCAGGAACTACTCAGCCTCGAAGCAGGCCGACCGATTGAAATTCTCACTCCCTATCTCCAAATGACCAAAACCGACGTCATTCGCGTGACCGATCACGACACCTTGGCGTACAGCTTCTCCTGTATCGATCCTCGCGACAACCAACATTGCGGGCAATGCCTCAAATGCGGCAGCCGCCAACAGGCGTTCATTGCGGCAGGTGTTGACGATCCAACGGTGTACGCCAATGCCTGAATTTGCTTCTGTCGCCGTGCAGCATTACCAGTGGGCCGGGTTGGACTTCATGTTCGATGCCGACGGGACGCCGGTCTTGTTGGAGGCCAATCGTTGTTCGCACATGCTGTGGGAATACCTGTTGCTCTACAACGACGATACTCCGTTTCGACTCATCGCTGAGGTCTTAAGCGCAGCCGACGGTCCCACCTGTCTGATGTGGCGCCAAGATGATCCTTTGCCCGACGCCGATGAAGACGCCTGTTGGATTGCCGGGCACCTGCGTTTGCACCTCGACCGAGAGGTATTCATCTGCCACGTGGAGGACAACCAGCAAGACTCTGATCAGTTGTTGACCCGCGATGGGAATCGCATTCGCCCCGGGAGTATTTTTCGTTGGTGGTATGATCTGCCTTGGTCGTATGAGCGTAGCGGCGTCTGCGTGATCAATCCCAATGCCGCCTGGGTCGCAGTCCGCGACAAGCTTGCCTGTTATTCCTCGCTGGCAGCGGCAAAAAGCTTCCGTGTCCCTCGCAGTTTTGCAGTTGAAACTCCCGATGAGGCATCCGCAATCCTCAGTGCACATCCCGATCTGTTTGAACGCGGGTATGTGATCAAACCCCGCGTCGGTTTTGGCGGGCATGGCGTGCAAATTGCCGATCCGCACGATTCGCCCCAGCTGTTTTCGGGGAATCATCTGCTGTCCGAGCGGATCATCCCGCAACTTCGCGACGGCAACTTTTGGGATGTGCGGCTGTTCGTGATGGCCGGCCGGTATCTGGGCGGTGTGCTGCGCAGCAGTCCCGGTGCTGTGACCAACGTCTTCCAAGGCGGCACGCCGCTAAGACTCGACGACGATACCGCCGCCGCTCTTCAAGCCCCCGCCCTCGAAGCTGTCCAGTTGCTCGATGCGGCCGCTGAAGCAGTGCACGGCTTACCCCATCCCCCCGACACAGATCTCACCAACGTCGAGTATTGATTTCCGCCGCCGTCCCGTCTAACGTTTGGAAAATACCCCCAAGAATTGACATTGGCAGTCGTGCTTTCGTGGAGAATTCCCTCATGGTCGAGACCTATCAGTCACACGGTGTTAGTTTTGAATATCCCGACGATTGGGAAATCATTGAACAACAAGACGCCCAGGAAGTCGCCATCACGGTGCAAAGCCCGGAAACTTCATTTTGGTTGTTGACCGTATTTTTCGACCGGCCCGATCCTGAAAAAATCGCCGAAGCCGCCCTGGATGCCTTCCGGCAGGAATACGACGACCTCGACATCTATGAAGGTGACGACAACATCTGCGACGAGAATGCAGTCGCCTGGGACCTCGAATTCCGCGCGATGGAGGTCTACAACAGCGCTTGGGTCCGCACCTTCCAAACCGACCTATTCTCCGCCCTGGTGCTCTACCAAGCCAACGACTTAGAATTCGAAGAGACCGCCGACACAATGCGCGGAATGACCCGCAGCCTGGGTTACTATTACGAGTAACCGGCGAGAACCATCCAGAGGGTGGCCGCGATTGCTTCGCAATCGGGTCGGGCAAAGCCCGCAAGAAGCCGCAATTTCCACGCTACATATTAGAGAAGCGTGCAAGTCGACCAAAGCATTCCGCAGCGCCTCCCAGCATCGACGCGATCAACCAGCACCACCCCAACCGCACACCACGAGCACAATACGAGCACACCACGAGCGCCCCACACAAGATTGGCCAACGGCCAATCCCCACCCTA
Coding sequences within it:
- the rbsK gene encoding ribokinase, with amino-acid sequence MPPSAIIVLGSVNTDLVIRSPRIPAPGETVLGGEYFQAPGGKGANQAVAAARAARDPVTFIAAVGDDEFGRGALDNFSRENLVSQYITTVPNQPSGVALIFVDEQGENAISVASGANLHLTPQHVDALPENLFAAAGVFLCCLESPVETVVRGLQRARAAGLITILNPAPALSEIATPEILKLVDVLTPNAGEAALLTGMQGVEEAAQQLRNLGCGCVITTLGPDGCQITGEANVRIPSRKVTAVDTTAAGDAFNGALAVAVSEGLALEQAAHWATVAAAMAVTRSGAQPSLASRKEIEAAFSEMGE
- a CDS encoding peroxiredoxin family protein, whose translation is MNRIHIPLTLLAIACGLFWIDGELRSAEKETKPPAVGKKAPNFELATLDGKKHKLSKLVEDGPVVVVMLRGFPTYQCPLCSRQMTEFLNASKGFKEQESTVVFVYPDKKDGVAKHAQQFIKGKKFPPNFLFLLDPDFEFTNAYGLRWEGEKETSYPSTFIIDGDQKVTFAKISRTHGGRTKAKEIIAELDK
- a CDS encoding DUF1573 domain-containing protein, whose protein sequence is MMFKLSTITPATLLQKGRPAAVAVCCLMLCSAVSAQAAELTWAEKMFDRLNQDFGTVPKGSVAKARIKITSHWRDDTHIADVRTTCGCSAAEPEKTTLKSNESTYIEITMNTHKFSHRKNSNVIVTFDKPQRAEVRIPITAFIQPDIILAPGSVKFGTVDYGTGWRQKVQVSHARSPNWKVRSAHTDNEHLDVTVTPNANGKPGYEVSVLLKPTAPVGDFRDQVVLDTVGGESSQVTVLVEGKIAPDVIVSPQTASVGKLHPGDKKTVQFVVRGKKAIMIEKITSGADESAFAWQSPTDEKSVHVIPIHLKGDSPMGKFVEEFDVRIAGRSEPVRFKVYGEIATAE
- a CDS encoding DUF4349 domain-containing protein, with protein sequence MVRPCAMWCLLLLTGCGAAEGIDKKPVVAAAPERGDNAVAGEGDLARAGKLRRKIIYRADMDIVVEDFSGVPAQVQAIISRFDAFVADAQVSGTANVPRHAYWTIRIPAEKFEEFLVASRLLGEVRSESQTTQEVSDNFYDLQARLANQQQEEQRLKELLDQHSGKLEEILAVEREISRVRGEVEQLQGQLRVLSDLTAYSTVTLRFEEISNYAPVQSASFTTRIERTWSSSIESFSELAQSIVLAGVFVAPWVCVMVIPLVAIVVFLKWNRRKPISM
- a CDS encoding sulfatase family protein, with the translated sequence MYNTNTKRSTHFLPILVFLCAFSPTLTKAADSAPARPNILWIVVDDMSANFSCYGETLIETPHVDQLAREGVQFNQAFVTAPVCSTCRSAFITGMYQTAIGAHHHRSGRGEEKIHLPPGVEPIPLLFQRAGYYTSISGWPIHPKRLGKTDYNFEWDPAMYDGSNWAKRKPGQPFFAQIQLPGGKLRGGTRQSAQKFAQKAKRKFGSKTDSADVMLPPYYPDTPVQREDWAAYLDSVRETDRVVGEIIARLKDEGVLDQTLVLLITDHGISHARGKQFLYEEGIHVPFILRGPGIAAGTIREDLIEHIDMAAISLAVAGIPLPETMQAQDVLAEDYQPREAIFAARDRCDETVEHLRCVRTDRFKYIRNYLPQRPHLQPCAYKDHKSILIDLRRAFAAGELNDIQKQLFAPTRPPEELYDLENDPHEIHNLAGDAKFASQLTDMRNRLDDWIVRTNDHGRNPESAAMYDSDMALYLNSRRRRGSAEELQELQENINQMKRWAAEGK
- a CDS encoding 7-cyano-7-deazaguanine synthase produces the protein MTNTLECPIVVLLGGGVESTSLVSRFLDQQRRVVPVHVHCGLIWDDVETLFVQQFCQARASDNLDPLIQFQIPLAGWLDDHWAVTGNNIPRAGASGHDLEIPLRNLTLLSFALPKVAHLPDFQCALGTTADNSFRDGSREYFDRSQELLSLEAGRPIEILTPYLQMTKTDVIRVTDHDTLAYSFSCIDPRDNQHCGQCLKCGSRQQAFIAAGVDDPTVYANA
- a CDS encoding ATP-grasp domain-containing protein is translated as MPEFASVAVQHYQWAGLDFMFDADGTPVLLEANRCSHMLWEYLLLYNDDTPFRLIAEVLSAADGPTCLMWRQDDPLPDADEDACWIAGHLRLHLDREVFICHVEDNQQDSDQLLTRDGNRIRPGSIFRWWYDLPWSYERSGVCVINPNAAWVAVRDKLACYSSLAAAKSFRVPRSFAVETPDEASAILSAHPDLFERGYVIKPRVGFGGHGVQIADPHDSPQLFSGNHLLSERIIPQLRDGNFWDVRLFVMAGRYLGGVLRSSPGAVTNVFQGGTPLRLDDDTAAALQAPALEAVQLLDAAAEAVHGLPHPPDTDLTNVEY